The Panacibacter microcysteis genome includes a window with the following:
- a CDS encoding peptidylprolyl isomerase, translated as MRIHKLPLLLLTALAVSAAGYSQTLFTYGAKTVSKDEFIKAFNKNPDTTGDRSEKLKQYLDLYVNFKLKLQAATDEKLSNDPAYKAEADNFRTQLTENYINEQADINGLVKEAFLRSQKDILLAHVFVEVKPEGDTLPGYNRISEAYNALKAGKDFSAVSAEYSSNAAVDPAKGVIGYVTVFTLPYAIENLVYSLPPNTYSNIYRSKAGFHIFKNLGERPAVGKRKVQQILLAVPASFTPEEKAKITALKDSVYHLLKSGASFDKMVQEFSAPNNNYDPSNIIEVGVGQYSQDFEDKVFALKNVGDISEPFENEYGYNIIKLLETMPVNKDESDVMARARLQERVEQDNRLSIARDALIEKWKKQIKYTPATYNAKDLAAYIDSSLKKGRALTAFKGITPNTILFSFAKERISADKWFQYNKDIREMAPYDQHNPDVLMNQFVKTSADKYYRAHIEEFHPPVAAQLKEFNEANLLFSVMDKHVWSRAAEDSVGLKNYYNQHKDQYKWQPGVSAVIFSSSSKEVIDGIAGAMARNAKDWRAIAEPYSEMATADSSRFEDGQLPLKQPVPMQKGYLSKPEQNETGDTYTLVYVFDVFKDPGQRSFDEARGMVINDYQQVLEQKWITELKKKYPVKMNDAIVNTL; from the coding sequence ATGCGCATCCACAAGTTGCCGCTGCTGCTGCTTACTGCACTTGCTGTTTCAGCAGCAGGTTATAGCCAGACACTTTTTACCTATGGTGCCAAAACTGTAAGTAAAGACGAGTTTATCAAAGCATTCAATAAAAACCCCGATACCACAGGCGATCGTTCTGAAAAGCTGAAGCAATACCTCGACCTGTATGTAAACTTTAAATTAAAGCTGCAGGCCGCTACAGATGAAAAGCTGAGTAATGACCCGGCTTACAAAGCTGAAGCTGATAATTTCAGAACGCAGCTTACAGAAAACTACATCAACGAGCAGGCAGACATCAATGGGCTGGTAAAAGAAGCATTCCTTCGCAGCCAGAAAGACATTTTACTGGCACACGTGTTTGTTGAAGTAAAGCCTGAAGGCGATACGCTGCCAGGGTATAACAGGATCAGCGAAGCTTACAATGCCTTAAAAGCCGGGAAAGACTTCAGCGCGGTAAGCGCTGAGTATTCATCCAATGCCGCCGTAGACCCTGCAAAAGGCGTTATAGGTTATGTTACCGTCTTTACATTGCCCTATGCTATAGAAAACCTTGTTTATTCGCTGCCGCCAAATACCTATTCAAACATCTACCGGAGCAAAGCGGGTTTCCATATTTTTAAAAACCTTGGAGAGAGACCTGCAGTAGGTAAAAGAAAAGTACAGCAGATACTTCTTGCGGTACCGGCGTCTTTTACGCCGGAGGAAAAAGCAAAGATCACCGCATTAAAAGATTCTGTGTATCATCTTTTAAAGAGTGGTGCATCATTCGACAAAATGGTACAGGAGTTCAGTGCACCGAATAACAATTATGATCCTTCAAATATTATCGAGGTAGGGGTTGGCCAGTATAGCCAGGATTTTGAAGACAAAGTATTTGCGCTTAAAAATGTTGGTGATATCAGCGAACCGTTCGAGAACGAATATGGTTACAATATTATCAAACTGCTCGAAACGATGCCTGTTAACAAAGACGAGAGCGATGTAATGGCCCGTGCCAGGCTGCAGGAAAGGGTAGAGCAAGACAACAGGCTGTCAATAGCAAGAGATGCATTAATTGAAAAGTGGAAAAAGCAAATAAAATATACACCGGCAACCTACAATGCAAAAGATCTTGCTGCGTACATTGATAGTTCCTTAAAAAAAGGAAGAGCGCTTACTGCGTTTAAAGGAATTACGCCAAACACCATTCTTTTTAGTTTTGCAAAAGAAAGGATCAGTGCAGACAAATGGTTCCAGTACAATAAAGATATCAGGGAGATGGCACCATACGACCAGCATAACCCCGATGTATTGATGAACCAGTTTGTAAAAACATCTGCAGACAAATATTACCGTGCACATATAGAAGAGTTTCACCCGCCTGTGGCAGCGCAACTAAAAGAGTTCAATGAAGCAAACCTGCTTTTTTCTGTTATGGACAAACATGTATGGAGCAGGGCTGCAGAAGATTCAGTGGGTTTGAAGAATTACTACAACCAGCATAAAGACCAGTATAAATGGCAGCCGGGCGTAAGTGCCGTAATTTTTTCATCTTCATCAAAAGAAGTAATTGATGGTATTGCAGGTGCAATGGCCAGGAATGCCAAAGACTGGCGCGCCATTGCAGAGCCTTACAGCGAAATGGCTACTGCAGACAGCAGCCGTTTCGAAGACGGCCAGCTACCGCTAAAACAGCCCGTACCTATGCAGAAAGGTTATCTTTCAAAACCTGAGCAAAATGAAACAGGAGATACATACACCCTGGTATATGTATTCGATGTGTTCAAAGACCCCGGCCAGCGCAGCTTCGATGAAGCCCGTGGCATGGTCATCAACGATTACCAGCAGGTGCTGGAGCAAAAATGGATAACGGAACTAAAAAAGAAATACCCGGTTAAAATGAATGACGCAATAGTCAATACGTTATAA
- a CDS encoding anthranilate synthase component I family protein — protein sequence MMVQRISASFPVHDKTVFKQQMLHWANQFNICCFLDNNQYTGNHHTHEWLLAAGAVSQCMPYAGKLAQFKTFTAQTHDWLFGHFAYDLKNEIESLSSSHTDYIGFPDLFFFQPQIVIQGCNESVTIHCLDVAPETVFMQIQQTIVKAPVFMAKPNVQLRTARWQYIDTIEKLQQHIVRGDCYEINYCIEFFAEDAIINPLLVYEQLIKVSPNPFAAFYKLHDKYLLCASPERYLKKTGAAIISQPIKGTIKRNTTDPQDEESKQQLYNSSKDRSENVMVVDLVRNDLSRVCKEGSVEVEELFGIYTFPQLHQMISTVKGVLKDDADVADVIAATFPMGSMTGAPKLSVMKLIEQYEHTKRGIYSGAVGYITPTKDFDFNVVIRSIMYNDSTEYLSYQVGGGITFYSNAADEFDECLLKAKAIEKVLA from the coding sequence ATGATGGTGCAAAGGATCTCCGCATCTTTTCCCGTACACGATAAAACAGTTTTTAAACAACAGATGTTGCATTGGGCAAACCAGTTCAACATCTGTTGCTTTTTAGACAATAACCAATATACCGGCAACCACCATACACATGAATGGCTGCTGGCCGCTGGTGCCGTATCGCAATGCATGCCATATGCAGGTAAGCTGGCACAATTCAAAACGTTTACTGCCCAAACCCACGACTGGCTGTTTGGCCATTTTGCTTACGATCTGAAAAACGAGATTGAAAGCCTGTCGTCTTCCCACACAGATTATATTGGTTTTCCGGACCTTTTTTTCTTTCAGCCGCAAATTGTTATTCAGGGCTGTAATGAGAGTGTTACTATTCACTGCCTGGATGTTGCACCGGAAACAGTTTTCATGCAGATACAACAAACAATAGTAAAGGCACCGGTTTTTATGGCCAAACCAAATGTGCAGTTACGTACAGCACGTTGGCAGTACATTGATACGATTGAAAAACTGCAACAACATATTGTACGCGGCGACTGTTACGAGATCAATTACTGCATAGAATTTTTTGCAGAAGATGCCATAATTAACCCGCTGCTGGTGTATGAGCAATTGATTAAGGTCTCGCCCAACCCTTTTGCAGCATTTTACAAACTGCATGATAAATACCTGCTGTGTGCAAGCCCAGAGCGATATTTAAAGAAGACAGGAGCTGCCATTATTTCTCAGCCCATAAAAGGAACAATTAAAAGAAATACAACCGACCCGCAGGATGAAGAAAGTAAACAGCAACTGTATAACAGCAGCAAAGACCGCAGCGAAAACGTAATGGTGGTTGACCTTGTAAGAAACGACCTCAGCAGGGTTTGTAAAGAAGGTTCGGTAGAAGTGGAAGAGCTGTTTGGCATCTATACATTTCCGCAATTGCACCAGATGATCTCTACTGTTAAAGGAGTATTGAAAGATGATGCGGATGTGGCGGATGTTATTGCTGCAACTTTTCCAATGGGATCGATGACCGGCGCGCCAAAACTAAGTGTAATGAAACTGATTGAACAGTATGAACATACAAAGCGTGGTATTTATTCAGGCGCTGTTGGTTATATAACACCCACAAAAGATTTTGATTTTAACGTGGTAATAAGGAGCATTATGTACAATGATTCAACGGAATACCTTAGTTACCAGGTTGGTGGTGGCATTACCTTTTACAGCAATGCAGCAGATGAATTTGATGAATGCCTGCTCAAAGCAAAAGCCATAGAAAAAGTGTTGGCTTAG
- a CDS encoding redoxin domain-containing protein, whose product MKNSLLFFILLLGCAAAQAQTTPKKNISPEGYRIDATIKPYRNCVMYLASYYGKNKVLVDSAAFDANSHGIFKGAKKLPHGIYFFVTPARSLLFEILVDDDQQFTINADSAHLENIAVTGSANNELFAAYSRYLTGIAPKLNALQQRLKTAAGAADSAAIQQEQKRLSKELNDYRENIITTKPASMVAAMFQAIKTPELKEWPKKADGSSDSTAAWRYMKDHFWDGVNFYDNFLVRTPFFDPKLEDYYKFYVSSDPDSIIREVNYMLLMSRSGKDIHQYLLGRFTDKYINPEIMGQDKVFLFLFNNYFSKGDTLWLNERQRKYIFDRAYSLMANQLNEPAPELVLNDTLGKPASLYDVKALFTFLVFWDPTCGHCKEEVPKLDSLYEAKWKALGVQVFSVNTNENTFDEWKKFIGEHHLQGWHHAWQNRDGRLADERAGVANYRQLYDIYQTPTMYLLDENKRIIAKKLSLEQYDAVIEAKIKTKTSTQ is encoded by the coding sequence ATGAAAAATAGTTTGCTGTTTTTTATACTCTTACTTGGTTGCGCGGCCGCACAAGCGCAAACAACACCCAAAAAAAATATCAGCCCCGAAGGCTACCGTATAGACGCCACCATTAAACCTTACAGGAATTGTGTTATGTACCTTGCCAGCTATTATGGTAAGAATAAGGTTTTGGTAGACAGCGCCGCTTTTGATGCCAACAGCCACGGTATATTCAAAGGCGCAAAAAAACTGCCCCACGGTATTTATTTCTTTGTTACCCCGGCACGCAGCCTGTTGTTTGAAATACTGGTTGATGATGACCAGCAGTTCACGATCAATGCAGACAGCGCCCACCTGGAAAATATTGCAGTTACCGGTTCTGCCAATAATGAATTGTTTGCTGCATACTCCCGTTATCTTACCGGCATAGCACCCAAACTGAATGCTTTGCAGCAACGTTTAAAAACAGCGGCCGGTGCGGCTGACTCTGCAGCCATACAGCAGGAGCAAAAAAGGTTATCCAAAGAACTAAACGATTACCGGGAAAACATCATTACTACAAAACCGGCATCAATGGTTGCGGCAATGTTCCAGGCAATTAAAACACCGGAGCTAAAAGAGTGGCCCAAAAAAGCGGATGGCTCTTCAGATTCAACAGCCGCATGGCGCTATATGAAAGATCATTTCTGGGATGGTGTAAATTTCTATGATAACTTTCTCGTAAGAACGCCATTCTTCGATCCCAAACTGGAAGACTATTATAAATTCTATGTTTCATCAGATCCTGATTCTATTATCCGGGAAGTGAATTACATGCTGCTCATGTCGCGCAGCGGAAAAGATATACATCAATACCTGCTTGGCAGGTTTACCGATAAATACATTAACCCTGAAATAATGGGGCAGGATAAAGTGTTTCTCTTTTTGTTCAACAACTACTTTTCAAAGGGCGATACTTTATGGCTGAATGAGCGCCAGCGGAAATATATCTTCGACCGTGCATACAGTTTAATGGCCAACCAACTGAATGAGCCTGCGCCGGAACTGGTTTTAAACGATACACTTGGTAAGCCTGCATCGTTATACGATGTAAAGGCACTTTTTACTTTCCTGGTCTTCTGGGACCCTACGTGCGGCCATTGTAAAGAAGAAGTGCCAAAGCTCGATTCGTTGTACGAAGCAAAGTGGAAAGCGTTAGGCGTGCAGGTGTTTTCTGTAAACACAAACGAAAACACGTTTGATGAATGGAAAAAATTTATTGGCGAGCACCACCTGCAGGGCTGGCACCACGCATGGCAGAACCGCGATGGCAGGCTGGCAGATGAACGTGCCGGTGTAGCTAACTACAGGCAGTTATATGATATTTACCAGACACCGACCATGTACCTGCTTGATGAAAACAAACGTATCATTGCAAAAAAACTCAGCCTCGAACAATACGACGCTGTAATAGAAGCTAAAATAAAAACCAAAACCTCAACTCAATAG
- a CDS encoding APC family permease codes for MKQKLSLFDFTMIVVGLVIGMGIFRTASTSAKAANDPTVFFSAWVLGGIIALCGALTYAEIGSRYPVTGGYYRIFSYAYHPSIAFSINCIILVSNAASLSGVALIGSGYISQVIFNEPASDVVKALIAVSAIVIFYGVNLLGLKMSAKTQNILMVIKISMIIMLIAALFMPSVHYAGPAATIVKPQTFMDWIKAFGVALVAVSFTYGGYQQTINFGNEVEQPSKNIPRGIFMGIAIIIVLYLLVNYAYYTVLGFDGLKENNEIATLVAAKLFGETAGNAFSALLFLSVLAYVNVLLMSNPRVMFAMSEDGVLPKPFQKKSAKKDVLVVSLSVFAALCIVILFFAKTFDEILGFTIFLDCFGMATSAGSIFMLRKRTRHLDGTGIFAMKLYPLQPIIFILAYTFVGISIAIDNWKTAATGIGVLLLFMLIYFLTHRNPAKKSTVS; via the coding sequence ATGAAGCAGAAACTGTCTCTTTTTGATTTTACGATGATCGTGGTAGGTCTTGTTATTGGTATGGGTATTTTCAGAACAGCATCTACATCTGCCAAAGCAGCCAATGACCCCACGGTTTTTTTTAGTGCGTGGGTTTTAGGTGGCATTATTGCTTTATGCGGTGCGCTTACCTATGCAGAAATAGGATCGAGATACCCGGTAACAGGCGGCTACTACCGCATCTTTTCTTATGCATACCATCCTTCCATAGCTTTCTCCATTAACTGTATCATTCTTGTTTCAAATGCGGCATCGCTGAGTGGAGTGGCACTGATTGGATCGGGCTATATAAGCCAGGTTATTTTTAATGAACCTGCGTCTGACGTGGTAAAAGCGTTGATTGCCGTAAGCGCTATCGTTATTTTTTATGGCGTAAACCTGCTTGGCCTGAAGATGAGTGCTAAAACACAAAACATTCTGATGGTGATTAAAATAAGTATGATCATTATGTTGATCGCTGCTTTGTTTATGCCATCAGTTCACTATGCCGGGCCTGCTGCAACAATTGTAAAGCCACAAACTTTTATGGATTGGATAAAAGCCTTTGGTGTGGCGCTTGTAGCCGTTTCATTCACTTATGGCGGGTACCAGCAAACCATCAACTTTGGTAATGAAGTTGAGCAGCCATCCAAAAATATTCCACGTGGCATTTTTATGGGTATTGCAATCATAATTGTATTGTACCTGCTGGTAAATTATGCTTACTACACCGTACTGGGCTTTGACGGATTAAAAGAGAACAATGAGATTGCCACACTTGTGGCAGCCAAGCTTTTTGGCGAAACAGCCGGCAATGCCTTTTCTGCTTTACTGTTTTTATCTGTGCTGGCCTATGTAAATGTTTTACTGATGAGTAACCCCCGGGTAATGTTTGCCATGAGTGAGGACGGTGTTTTACCAAAGCCGTTTCAAAAAAAGAGTGCGAAAAAAGATGTGTTGGTTGTATCGCTCTCTGTGTTTGCGGCGCTTTGTATTGTGATCCTGTTTTTTGCCAAAACATTTGACGAGATATTGGGGTTTACCATTTTTCTTGATTGCTTTGGTATGGCCACTTCTGCAGGGTCAATTTTTATGCTGCGCAAACGCACCCGGCATTTGGATGGTACCGGCATTTTCGCCATGAAATTATATCCTTTGCAACCCATCATTTTTATATTGGCGTACACCTTTGTTGGCATTAGCATAGCCATTGATAACTGGAAAACTGCAGCCACCGGCATTGGCGTACTACTGTTGTTTATGCTCATCTATTTTCTTACTCACCGTAACCCGGCAAAAAAATCAACCGTTTCTTAA
- a CDS encoding SRPBCC family protein, which yields MSKVYSLKTIQLIPADIDATWDFFSSPANLQDITPGNLGFKIISKHHGSKMYAGQIIEYKVSPVLGIPLYWMTEITHVEDKKYFVDEQRYGPYSLWHHQHHFKETVSGIEMTDIVHYKMPFWFAGDVANALFVKAQLRKIFEHRYTAVEKRFGKVPQPDDSIVFN from the coding sequence ATGAGTAAGGTTTATTCTTTAAAGACGATACAACTGATTCCTGCAGATATTGATGCGACCTGGGATTTTTTCAGCAGTCCTGCAAACCTGCAGGATATTACACCCGGCAATCTTGGTTTTAAGATCATCAGTAAACATCATGGCAGTAAAATGTATGCAGGGCAGATCATAGAATATAAGGTGAGCCCGGTACTGGGTATTCCGCTTTACTGGATGACGGAAATTACACACGTGGAAGACAAAAAATATTTTGTGGATGAGCAGCGCTACGGACCATATAGTTTGTGGCATCACCAGCATCACTTCAAAGAAACTGTCAGTGGTATTGAAATGACTGACATTGTACACTATAAAATGCCATTCTGGTTTGCCGGTGATGTAGCCAACGCGCTTTTTGTAAAGGCCCAGCTGAGAAAAATTTTTGAACACCGGTATACTGCCGTGGAAAAGCGTTTTGGCAAAGTGCCGCAGCCTGACGATTCTATTGTATTTAACTAA
- a CDS encoding adenylosuccinate synthase, whose translation MVDVILGLQWGDEGKGKIVDYFAPQYDVIARFQGGPNAGHTLYVGDKKVVLHQIPSGIFHQNTVNIIGNGVVLDPVTLKRECDTVSSFGIDVRKNLFISQRTNIIVPTHRALDKASEMQKGDSKIGSTLKGIGPAYMDKTGRNALRVGDLLDKSFTTNYIKLRLKHQKLLDNFHFIEDISAWEEEFFDAIDFLRSLNIVNGEYFINNKISEGKKVLAEGAQGSMLDIDFGTFPFVTSSSTISAGVCSGLGVAPQKIRDVLGVTKAYCTRVGGGPFPTELEDATGEELRRIGSEFGATTGRPRRCGWIDLVALKYTCMLNGVTKVVMTKADVLDSFEELNVCTSYNVDGKETQEVPFQLTRVKLDPVYKTFAGWNTDSTMLKDAAKLPAPMSTYIDFINNYIGSPVKYVSNGPGREQIIHL comes from the coding sequence ATGGTTGATGTTATTTTAGGCCTGCAATGGGGCGATGAAGGCAAGGGGAAAATCGTTGACTACTTTGCTCCGCAATACGATGTAATTGCACGCTTCCAGGGCGGTCCAAACGCCGGCCACACATTATATGTAGGCGATAAAAAAGTTGTACTGCACCAGATTCCTTCAGGTATTTTTCACCAGAACACTGTGAACATTATTGGCAATGGCGTTGTGCTCGATCCGGTGACCTTGAAAAGAGAATGCGACACGGTTTCCTCTTTCGGTATAGATGTGCGCAAAAACCTGTTTATTTCCCAGCGTACCAATATTATTGTGCCTACACACAGGGCTTTGGATAAGGCTTCTGAAATGCAGAAAGGAGATAGTAAAATCGGCTCCACATTAAAAGGTATTGGCCCGGCTTATATGGATAAAACAGGCCGCAATGCATTGCGTGTGGGCGACCTGCTGGACAAAAGCTTTACTACCAACTATATAAAGCTGCGGTTAAAACACCAGAAGCTCCTGGATAATTTTCATTTCATTGAAGATATCTCCGCATGGGAAGAAGAGTTTTTTGATGCAATAGATTTCCTGCGCTCACTGAATATTGTAAATGGTGAATACTTCATCAACAACAAAATAAGCGAAGGCAAAAAAGTGTTGGCAGAAGGTGCGCAGGGCAGCATGCTTGATATAGATTTTGGTACATTTCCTTTTGTTACTTCATCCAGTACTATTTCTGCAGGTGTTTGCAGCGGACTTGGTGTAGCACCACAAAAGATCAGGGATGTATTGGGTGTAACCAAAGCATATTGTACACGTGTGGGTGGCGGTCCTTTCCCAACCGAGCTCGAAGATGCAACAGGTGAAGAACTGAGAAGAATAGGCAGCGAATTTGGCGCTACAACCGGCAGACCGCGCCGCTGTGGATGGATAGACCTGGTAGCGTTGAAATATACCTGTATGCTCAACGGCGTAACCAAAGTGGTAATGACCAAAGCAGATGTACTCGATTCTTTTGAAGAACTGAATGTTTGCACTTCATACAACGTAGACGGCAAAGAAACGCAGGAAGTGCCTTTCCAGCTTACACGCGTAAAGCTGGATCCTGTATACAAAACATTTGCCGGCTGGAATACCGACAGCACCATGCTGAAAGATGCAGCAAAATTGCCGGCACCAATGTCAACATATATCGATTTTATCAACAATTACATTGGCTCTCCGGTAAAGTATGTTTCAAACGGACCAGGCAGAGAGCAGATCATTCATTTGTAG
- a CDS encoding ATP-dependent helicase, whose product MSGKTQQLAKFNDIYDGLNAQQKLAVDTIEGPVMVIAGPGTGKTQILSARIGKILLETDTQPANILCLTYTDAGVVAMRKRLLGFIGPDAYKVNIYTFHAFCNDIIQENLSLFEKTALDPISDLERIDLFKKLIDQFPKNHPLKRYRGDVYFEINNLQQLFSTMKREGWTPAFINARIDEYIASLPARDEYIAKRATKEFKKGDVRTDKIAEETEKAEKLRAAVNEFDHFQQMMRQQNRYDFDDMINWVIKAFEENKELLARYQEQFLYILVDEYQDTSGTQNRLVELLISYWDKPNVFVVGDDDQSIYRFQGANVENMLAFADSYKNELLTVVLTNNYRSTQPILNISKSLIDRNNERLVKQIQGLSKELLSSNLQLNMLDHMPEIKEYETPRHEMIDITLQVEQLLRNNIQPGRIGIIYKENKYGEELTKYFKLRGIPVYSKRSMNILEIPLAQKLILLLRYLAAEHDTPYGGDEMLFELLHFDWFHIPPIEIAKLSIEVAEKKFSEPALSIRRLLNDKINTPPKDLFSQSINEQLKQAGLITEKLIAAVPNHTLQVLVEKIIREAGVLKAIISSDEKIWLLQVLTGFFDFIKEETHRRPSMKLADLIGIIDLMEKENLPIPLVHVSGTDKGVNLLTAHGSKGLEFEHVFFAGCNASSWEKKRKPGGGYSFPDTMFTSQPKQLEEEELRRLFYVALTRAEKHLQVSYSRFKTDGKEIEPSMFIAEIQDQYPAFKAVPVAIKENDLVAFQTLAFTELAPEIARIEEEYISRLLDRFVMNVTALNNYLKCPLEFYYKNLIRIPSPKNEATEFGSSVHYALEQLFKNVRDNKGIFHSKQQFIKDFEWYMMRHRESFTLEQFNRRMEYGQEVLANYYDKYIGTWNKIVAVERNIRNVVVNGVPLKGKLDKLEFDGRSVNVVDYKTGDVDKARTKLLPPNEKDPNGGDYWRQAVFYKILVDNYETKQWNVVSTEFDFIEPDKKKHYRKEKVVIMPEDITTVKQQVKMVWDKIQQRDFYTGCGKEDCHWCNFVKTNNLQIALHELQAEDAEED is encoded by the coding sequence ATGAGCGGAAAAACCCAACAGTTAGCAAAATTCAACGATATATACGATGGTCTTAATGCACAGCAAAAACTTGCTGTAGATACCATTGAAGGCCCGGTAATGGTTATTGCAGGGCCGGGCACCGGTAAAACACAAATCCTTTCTGCACGTATTGGTAAAATACTGCTTGAAACAGACACGCAACCGGCAAACATCCTGTGTCTTACCTATACAGATGCCGGTGTAGTAGCCATGCGCAAACGCCTGCTTGGTTTTATCGGGCCTGATGCATATAAAGTAAACATTTATACATTTCATGCTTTCTGCAACGATATCATACAGGAGAACCTTTCATTGTTTGAAAAAACCGCGTTAGATCCCATTTCAGATCTTGAGCGTATCGACCTGTTTAAAAAGCTCATAGACCAGTTTCCGAAAAATCACCCTTTAAAACGCTATCGGGGAGATGTGTATTTCGAGATCAATAACCTGCAGCAGTTATTCAGCACCATGAAAAGGGAAGGCTGGACGCCTGCATTCATCAATGCACGCATTGACGAATACATTGCTTCTTTGCCTGCAAGGGATGAATACATAGCCAAACGTGCCACCAAAGAATTTAAGAAAGGCGATGTAAGAACAGATAAAATAGCTGAAGAGACCGAAAAGGCAGAAAAGCTAAGAGCGGCCGTAAATGAGTTTGATCACTTCCAGCAAATGATGCGCCAGCAAAATCGTTATGATTTTGATGATATGATCAACTGGGTAATAAAGGCATTTGAAGAAAATAAAGAGCTGCTGGCACGCTACCAGGAACAGTTCTTATATATACTCGTAGATGAATACCAGGATACAAGCGGTACACAAAACCGGTTGGTAGAACTACTCATCAGTTACTGGGACAAACCAAATGTTTTTGTTGTTGGCGATGATGACCAGAGTATCTACCGCTTCCAGGGGGCCAATGTAGAAAACATGCTTGCATTTGCCGACAGCTATAAAAATGAATTGCTGACCGTAGTGCTTACCAACAACTACCGTTCTACCCAACCCATACTAAACATTTCCAAATCTCTTATAGACAGGAATAATGAGCGGCTGGTAAAACAAATACAGGGGCTTAGCAAGGAATTGCTTTCCAGCAACCTGCAGTTAAATATGCTCGATCACATGCCGGAAATAAAAGAATATGAAACACCAAGGCATGAAATGATTGATATAACACTGCAGGTAGAGCAACTGCTGCGAAACAACATTCAACCGGGCAGAATCGGTATTATCTACAAGGAAAACAAATACGGAGAAGAGCTTACAAAATATTTTAAGTTGCGCGGTATACCGGTGTACAGCAAAAGAAGTATGAACATACTCGAAATTCCGCTGGCACAAAAGCTCATCCTGTTATTAAGATACCTGGCAGCGGAACATGATACACCTTATGGCGGCGATGAGATGCTGTTTGAATTACTGCATTTCGACTGGTTCCATATTCCGCCGATAGAAATTGCAAAACTGAGCATTGAGGTTGCAGAAAAAAAGTTTAGCGAGCCGGCACTTTCTATCAGGAGATTGTTGAATGATAAGATCAACACGCCGCCGAAAGACCTCTTTTCTCAAAGCATCAATGAACAGCTTAAACAGGCAGGGCTCATTACCGAAAAACTCATTGCAGCAGTACCCAACCATACGTTACAGGTGTTGGTTGAAAAGATCATCCGCGAAGCTGGCGTGTTAAAAGCAATCATCAGCAGTGACGAGAAAATATGGCTGCTGCAGGTGCTTACAGGTTTTTTCGATTTTATCAAGGAAGAAACACACCGGAGACCTTCGATGAAACTGGCAGACCTCATTGGTATAATAGACCTGATGGAGAAAGAAAACCTGCCTATTCCACTGGTACACGTAAGCGGCACAGATAAAGGTGTAAACCTGTTAACGGCACATGGTTCAAAAGGCCTGGAGTTTGAACATGTATTTTTTGCCGGTTGTAATGCTTCGTCGTGGGAAAAGAAACGCAAGCCTGGCGGCGGCTACAGTTTTCCCGATACTATGTTTACCTCGCAGCCAAAACAACTGGAAGAAGAGGAATTGCGCCGTTTGTTTTATGTGGCGCTAACACGGGCAGAGAAGCATTTACAGGTTTCTTACAGCAGGTTTAAAACAGATGGAAAGGAAATAGAACCATCTATGTTTATTGCGGAAATACAAGACCAATATCCTGCATTTAAAGCCGTACCGGTAGCTATTAAAGAAAATGATCTTGTAGCATTTCAAACGCTTGCGTTTACAGAACTTGCACCAGAGATTGCACGCATAGAAGAAGAATATATCAGCAGGCTGCTGGACAGGTTTGTCATGAACGTTACCGCGTTGAACAATTACCTGAAATGCCCGCTGGAGTTTTATTATAAAAACCTTATCCGCATTCCTTCACCTAAAAACGAAGCAACCGAATTCGGTTCATCTGTGCACTATGCGCTGGAACAGTTGTTCAAAAACGTCAGGGACAATAAGGGCATCTTTCATTCAAAACAACAGTTTATCAAAGACTTTGAGTGGTACATGATGCGCCACAGGGAAAGCTTTACGCTGGAGCAGTTTAACCGCAGAATGGAATACGGACAGGAAGTACTGGCCAACTACTACGATAAGTATATTGGTACGTGGAATAAAATTGTGGCGGTAGAGCGCAATATCAGGAACGTTGTGGTAAATGGTGTGCCACTGAAAGGTAAGCTGGATAAGCTGGAATTCGATGGCAGGTCTGTAAACGTGGTGGATTATAAAACCGGTGATGTTGACAAAGCCCGGACCAAATTATTACCGCCAAATGAGAAAGACCCCAACGGCGGCGATTACTGGCGGCAGGCAGTTTTCTATAAAATACTTGTAGACAATTACGAAACGAAACAATGGAACGTGGTAAGCACAGAGTTCGATTTTATAGAGCCTGATAAAAAGAAGCATTACCGTAAAGAAAAAGTGGTGATTATGCCGGAAGATATTACCACGGTAAAACAACAGGTAAAAATGGTGTGGGACAAAATTCAGCAACGGGATTTTTATACCGGCTGTGGCAAAGAAGATTGCCACTGGTGCAATTTTGTAAAAACGAACAACCTGCAGATTGCCCTGCATGAGCTGCAGGCTGAAGATGCGGAAGAAGATTAA